In Flavobacterium sp. N1736, the following are encoded in one genomic region:
- a CDS encoding PQQ-dependent sugar dehydrogenase encodes MRCKSLLLYAFFLLISWQGNCQYITQNLAPTAVIKEGLSLEQSSDGRIFIAERAGIVKVFQNGTVSTVFTVTTVTDNEQGLLGLTLHPDFATNGYVYVFYSINDGAVIRHRIERIQINAANQVLGRQEILLLEPIGGGFHNGGDLKFFNGYLYVTVGDSQQNTNSQDLDTYKGKILRLTENGLPAPGNPFYGSGSVQRQSIWVYGFRNPWRLVANPVANKLFVLDVGTSWEEINEISNPAIRNYAWGHPQGGDGKQTETNLFTNPIFTYATGSIGNALTNGLLYNPATPRYPNLLGKFIIKDFVRNAIRSFDPNVADPVSVEFYEAPQQQALGMMLGNDGYIYYCAYGNNGSLIKLDYIETAAPTIVNHPQSQTIMETYPVTFNVTASGVGQTYQWQFNNVNIAGATAASYTIANVTAANAGQYKVIVTNTAGNVTSNPATLTVTPFSNAPTVDLKFPLATLKWNADDVVNFEATATDIEDGVLPASAFSWSMDLFHEDIPGAGHSHPGASPQGVKSGTFVASNQGEKTPNVWYRFTVKVTDSNGLTATKFVDIKPNLVDVTVTSSPALLNLEFNQKPVVAPSTKQVVANAKLQTLNAPTTQYAGNIRYDFDHWSQGGTVNQTFQAPVTGTVTYTAFYTATTLPSAPYQGLIAQIPGTIEAENYDIGPSAYLDSNGGGDTAYRAGDGVGTEACNEGGFNISYVAKNEWLKYTAKVNTTGNYDIKLRVATPYNNKAVHIEVDGVNVSGRFAIPNTTGFQAWQTATIPNIPLTQGVHVITLWFDEADVNVNKLEFSLSGNATTPVADFEVNPQMGCINAAVTFTSVSIGTIDTYVWNFGDGATPATATGVGPHSVLYGTEGDKIVSLTVTNTAGNNKKEVVYMVHNCNLGVEIPNQDSNKVIVYPNPSSGVYHLSKEMNWKIYSPLGTKIKEGTGNLINISEHASGIYFIKNNENSKAIQIIKQ; translated from the coding sequence ATGAGGTGCAAATCACTTTTATTGTATGCTTTCTTTTTACTGATTTCATGGCAGGGCAATTGCCAGTACATTACACAAAACCTCGCTCCTACAGCGGTTATTAAAGAAGGTTTATCCTTAGAACAATCTTCAGACGGTAGAATTTTTATTGCCGAAAGAGCCGGAATTGTAAAGGTTTTTCAAAACGGTACAGTTTCAACCGTTTTTACGGTTACCACAGTTACAGACAACGAACAGGGCTTGCTTGGACTTACGCTGCATCCTGATTTTGCCACAAACGGGTATGTTTATGTTTTTTATTCGATTAATGACGGGGCTGTAATCAGACACCGAATTGAGAGAATACAAATTAATGCAGCTAATCAGGTTCTTGGCAGACAGGAAATTTTATTGCTTGAACCTATTGGCGGAGGATTTCACAACGGCGGCGATTTAAAATTCTTTAACGGATATCTTTATGTAACCGTTGGAGACAGTCAGCAAAACACAAATTCGCAGGATTTAGATACTTATAAAGGAAAGATTTTACGTTTAACAGAAAACGGACTTCCCGCACCCGGAAATCCTTTTTACGGAAGTGGTTCTGTACAAAGACAAAGCATCTGGGTTTATGGTTTTAGAAATCCGTGGCGATTGGTGGCAAATCCTGTAGCCAATAAATTATTTGTTTTGGATGTTGGAACTTCATGGGAAGAAATCAATGAAATCAGCAATCCTGCGATACGCAATTATGCCTGGGGCCATCCTCAAGGCGGCGACGGAAAACAAACCGAAACCAATTTATTTACCAATCCAATATTTACGTATGCTACCGGAAGTATCGGAAATGCGCTGACAAACGGTTTACTATATAATCCGGCAACACCGCGTTATCCTAATCTTTTGGGAAAATTTATTATCAAAGATTTTGTTCGAAATGCCATTCGCTCTTTCGATCCAAATGTTGCTGATCCTGTTTCTGTTGAGTTTTATGAAGCACCACAACAGCAGGCACTTGGTATGATGTTAGGAAACGACGGTTATATTTATTATTGTGCTTACGGAAATAACGGTTCATTAATCAAACTTGATTATATCGAAACGGCTGCGCCAACAATTGTAAATCATCCGCAATCGCAAACCATTATGGAAACATATCCGGTAACTTTTAATGTTACGGCAAGCGGCGTGGGACAAACCTATCAATGGCAATTTAATAACGTAAATATTGCCGGAGCAACGGCAGCAAGTTATACGATTGCAAATGTAACAGCTGCAAATGCAGGACAATACAAAGTAATTGTAACCAATACGGCAGGAAATGTAACCAGTAATCCTGCAACACTTACCGTAACTCCGTTTAGTAATGCGCCAACGGTTGATCTTAAATTTCCGCTGGCAACCTTAAAATGGAATGCTGATGATGTTGTAAATTTTGAAGCAACGGCAACAGATATTGAAGATGGTGTTTTGCCTGCAAGTGCATTTTCATGGAGTATGGATCTTTTTCATGAAGATATTCCCGGAGCCGGACATTCGCATCCCGGTGCAAGTCCGCAAGGCGTAAAATCAGGTACTTTTGTAGCATCAAATCAAGGTGAAAAAACACCAAATGTATGGTACCGATTTACTGTAAAAGTAACGGACAGCAATGGCTTAACGGCTACAAAATTTGTTGATATAAAACCTAATTTAGTAGACGTAACTGTTACAAGTTCACCTGCTTTGCTTAATTTAGAATTCAATCAAAAACCTGTTGTCGCGCCATCAACCAAACAAGTTGTGGCAAATGCAAAACTGCAAACGCTTAATGCGCCAACAACACAATATGCCGGCAACATTAGATATGATTTTGATCATTGGAGTCAGGGCGGAACTGTAAACCAGACTTTTCAGGCGCCGGTAACGGGAACTGTAACTTATACGGCATTTTATACGGCAACTACACTTCCGTCAGCGCCTTATCAGGGATTAATTGCCCAGATTCCCGGAACTATTGAAGCCGAAAACTATGATATTGGACCAAGTGCTTATCTTGACTCAAACGGCGGCGGAGACACTGCTTACAGAGCCGGAGATGGCGTAGGAACTGAAGCCTGCAACGAAGGCGGATTTAATATTTCGTACGTTGCAAAAAACGAATGGCTTAAATACACTGCAAAAGTTAATACAACAGGCAATTATGATATTAAACTGCGCGTTGCAACACCTTATAATAATAAAGCCGTACATATTGAAGTTGACGGCGTAAATGTTTCTGGCAGATTTGCAATCCCGAATACAACCGGTTTTCAGGCGTGGCAAACGGCTACAATACCAAATATTCCGTTAACGCAAGGTGTTCATGTTATTACACTTTGGTTTGACGAAGCAGATGTTAACGTCAATAAATTGGAGTTTTCGTTATCCGGAAATGCAACAACACCGGTTGCAGATTTTGAGGTAAATCCACAAATGGGTTGTATCAATGCTGCGGTTACTTTTACCTCTGTTTCTATAGGAACAATCGATACATACGTTTGGAATTTTGGCGATGGCGCAACGCCTGCAACTGCAACAGGAGTCGGACCTCATTCTGTACTTTATGGTACTGAAGGTGATAAAATAGTTTCGCTAACGGTAACCAATACAGCTGGAAATAATAAAAAAGAAGTTGTTTATATGGTTCATAACTGTAATCTTGGAGTTGAAATTCCGAATCAGGATTCGAACAAAGTAATCGTGTATCCAAATCCATCTTCGGGAGTTTATCATCTTTCAAAAGAAATGAACTGGAAAATTTATTCTCCTTTAGGAACTAAAATTAAAGAAGGAACAGGAAATCTGATTAATATATCGGAACATGCTTCGGGAATATATTTCATCAAAAATAACGAGAACAGTAAAGCGATTCAAATTATAAAACAGTAA
- a CDS encoding mechanosensitive ion channel family protein, with protein sequence MDNFFQDVYKHLEGYYYSIVDLTPKFLLAVAVILVSWFIATRVGILADKKLKLRMHDHLLATFIARLIKSVLIIIGILIMFKIIGLNGIAQSMLAGAGISAFVIGFALKDIGENFLAGILLAFKRPFSIGDIIESNGVKGEVLTLNLRDTEIKSDSKIIYIPNALLIKNTLINYNSSGFLLQTFTIGLEYGSDLNRAIELVKQVLKNHDEVSDKEHNDSAFIADIAGGIAQLNIRYWVSSENNSDSAKNRSVIITEVLNALKENEFVVK encoded by the coding sequence ATGGACAATTTTTTTCAAGACGTTTACAAGCATTTAGAAGGATATTATTATAGTATTGTTGATTTAACGCCAAAGTTTCTTCTGGCAGTTGCCGTGATTTTGGTTTCGTGGTTTATTGCCACAAGGGTTGGAATTCTGGCTGATAAAAAGCTAAAACTAAGAATGCACGATCATTTATTAGCCACGTTTATTGCCCGATTAATCAAGTCGGTTTTGATAATTATTGGCATATTAATTATGTTTAAAATCATTGGTTTAAACGGAATTGCACAAAGTATGCTGGCGGGAGCTGGAATTTCGGCTTTTGTAATTGGTTTTGCACTAAAAGATATTGGTGAAAATTTTCTGGCGGGAATTCTGCTGGCATTCAAAAGACCATTTTCTATTGGAGATATTATCGAAAGCAACGGCGTAAAAGGCGAGGTGCTGACTTTAAATCTTCGGGACACCGAAATTAAAAGTGACAGCAAAATTATTTATATCCCAAACGCTTTACTTATTAAAAACACCTTAATCAATTATAACAGCAGCGGCTTTTTACTGCAGACTTTTACGATTGGTCTTGAATATGGTTCTGATTTAAATCGTGCCATCGAATTGGTAAAACAAGTGCTTAAAAATCATGATGAAGTAAGTGATAAAGAACATAACGATTCGGCATTTATTGCAGATATTGCCGGAGGAATTGCACAATTAAATATCCGATATTGGGTTTCGTCAGAAAACAATTCCGATAGTGCAAAAAATCGTTCTGTAATCATTACCGAAGTTTTAAATGCCTTAAAAGAAAACGAATTTGTAGTAAAATAG